Proteins encoded in a region of the Osmerus mordax isolate fOsmMor3 chromosome 17, fOsmMor3.pri, whole genome shotgun sequence genome:
- the LOC136959950 gene encoding E3 ubiquitin-protein ligase TRIM39-like produces MASCSSLLSEDQFQCSICLDVFTDPVSIPCGHNYCKACITKYWDNSDLCQCPMCKMTFDKRPDLYVNTFISEMAAQFRKSEPPKATISPDLRPTKPEVSCDYCPGTKLKALKSCLVCLSSYCETHLEPHQRVAALKKHKLVDPVENLEDRMCQKHERPLELFCRTDQTCVCRFCTETDHKTHDTVPLEEECKERKTQMKKTEGDMQQMIQERLEKVQEIKLSVETSKTDAEREISDSVQVFTALVRSIERSQAELIEVIEEKQKAAEKQVEGLIQDLKHEITELKRRSTELEQLSHTEDHLHLLQSFPSLSTPPHTKDWSEISVHSGLSVGAVRRAVSQLEETLNKEMEKLPEVKLKRIQQYAVDVTLDPDTAHPKLILCEDGKQVRDGDIEQDLPDNPERFDLYVFVLGKQGFSSGRFYYEVQVEGKTKWDLGVVRESINRKGKITLRPKNGYWTICLRNGDEFEALAVRPVLLSLRQKPQKVGVFVDYEEGLVSFYDVEARSHIYSFTGCTFTEKLYPYFCPCLNDEGKNAAPLIITPVTH; encoded by the coding sequence ATGGCTTCCTGCAGCAGTCTCCTGTCTGAAGATCAGTTCCAGTGTTCTATCTGCCTGGATGTGTTCACTGATCCTGTCTCTATTCCATGTGGACACAACTACTGCAAAGCCTGTATCACCAAGTACTGGGACAACAGTGACCTGTGTCAGTGTCCCATGTGTAAAATGACTTTTGATAAGAGACCAGATCTCTATGTCAACACTTTTATCTCTGAAATGGCTGCTCAGTTCAGGAAGTCAGAGCCACCGAAGGCTACCATCAGTCCAGACCTGCGTCCTACTAAACCTGAAGTGTCATGTGACTACTGTCCAGGTACCAAGCTCAAGGCCCTGAAgtcctgtctggtgtgtctgtcctcTTACTGTGAGACTCACCTGGAGCCTCATCAGAGAGTTGCAGCCTTGAAGAAACACAAGCTGGTCGACCCtgtggagaacctggaggacaggatgtgtCAGAAGCATGAGAGACCCCTGgagctgttctgtaggactgaccagacgtgtgtgtgtcggttctGCACTGAGACGGACCACAAGACCCATGACACTGTTCCTCTAGAGGAGGAGTGTAAAGAGAGGAAGACTCAGAtgaagaagacagagggagacatgcagcagatgatccaggagagactggagaaggTTCAGGAGATCAAACTCTCAGTAGAGACCAGCAAgacagatgcagagagagagatatcagacagtgttcaggtctTCACTGCTCTGGTGCGCTCCATTGAGAGAAGCCAGGCTGAGCTCATTGAGGtgattgaggagaagcagaaagcagcagagaaacaggtTGAAGGGTTGATTCAAGATCTGAAGCATGAGATCACtgagctgaagaggagaagcactgagctggagcagctctcacacactgaggaccacctccacctgctccagagctTCCCATCCCtgagcacccctccacacaccaaggactggtctgagatcagtgtccacagtggtctgagtgtgggggcagtgaggagagctgtgtctcagctggaggagacactcaataaagagatggagaagctgcccgAAGTGAAGCTGAAGAGGATTCAGCAGTATGCAGTGGATGTGACTCTGGACCCTGATACAGCACATCCCAAACTCATCCTATGTGAGGATGGGAAacaagtgagagatggagacataGAGCAGGATCTCCCTGACAACCCAGAAAGGTTTGATCTTTATGTGTTCGTACTGGGAAAGCAGGGCTTCTCCTCAGGGAGGTTCTACTATgaggtgcaggttgaggggaagaCTAAGTGGGATCTGGGAGTGGTCAGAGAGTCCATCAACAGGAAGGGGAAGATCACACTGAGGCCTAAGAATGGATACTGGACTATATGTCTGAGGAATGGAGATGAGTTTGAGGCTCTGGCTGTccgccctgtcctgctctccctgagacagaagccccagaaggtgggggtgtttgtggactATGAGGAGGGTCTGGTCTCCTTTTATGATGTGGAAGCCAGGTCTCATATCTACTCTTTCACTGGCTGCACCTTCACTGAGAAACTCTATCCATACTTCTGTCCCTGTCTGAATGATGAAGGTAAAAACGCTGCCCCTCTGATCATCACTCCtgtcacacactga
- the LOC136959873 gene encoding E3 ubiquitin-protein ligase TRIM39-like — MASCSSLLSEDQFHCSICLGVFTDTVTIPCGHNFCKACITKYWDNCDLFQCPMCKMTFDKRPDLYVNTFISEMAAQFRKSEPLKATISPDLRPTKPEVSCDICKSTKLKALKSCLACLTSYCETHLEPHQRVAALKKHKLIDPVENLEDRMCQKHDKLLEFFCKKDQAFVCVMCMKTDHKTHDTVTLEEAYEQRKTKMGQMMAEMNQMMEQRSRKVQEIKLSAETSKRDAEREISDSVQVFTALVHSIEGSQAEIIEVIEEKQKAAEKQAEGLIQDLEQEITELKRRSTELEQLSHTEDHLHLLQSFPSLSTPPHTKDWSEISIHSGLNVGAVRRAVSQLEETLNKEMEKLSDTELKRIQQYAVDVTLDPDIAHPNLILSEDGKQVRLVDIEQDLPDNPERFDCYVCVLGKQAFSSGRFYYEVQVEGKTKWIVGVARESINRKGKITLRPKNGYWTICLRNGDEFEALAVRPVLLSLRQKPQKVGVFVDYEEGLISFYDVEARSHIYSFIGCTFTEKLYPLLCPCLNDGGINSAPLIITPVND, encoded by the coding sequence ATGGCTTCTTGCAGCAGTCTCCTGTCAGAAGATCAGTTCCACTGTTctatctgtctgggtgtgtttacTGATACTGTCACTATTCCTTGTGGACACAACTTCTGCAAGGCATGTATCACCAAGTACTGGGATAACTGTGACCTGTTTCAATGTCCCATGTGTAAAATGACTTTTGATAAGAGACCTGATCTCTATGTCAATACTTTCATCTCTGAGATGGCTGCTCAGTTCAGGAAGTCAGAGCCACTGAAAGCTACCATCAGTCCAGACCTGCGTCCTACTAAACCTGAAGTGTCATGTGACATCTGTAAAAGTACCAAGCTTAAGGCCCTGAAGTCCTGTCTGGCGTGTCTGACCTCTTACTGTGAGACTCACCTGGAGCCTCATCAGAGAGTTGCAGCCTTGAAGAAACACAAACTTATCGACCCtgtggagaacctggaggacaggatgtgtCAGAAGCATGACAAACTGTTAGAATTCTTCTGTAAGAAAGACCAGGCGTTTGTTTGTGTCATGTGCATGAAAACTGACCACAAGACCCATGACACTGTCACTTTAGAAGAGGCATATGAACAGAGGAAGACTAAGATGGGACAGATGATGGCTGAGATGAACCAGATGATGGAACAAAGATCTAGAAAGGTTCAGGAGATCAAACTATCAGCAGAGACAAGCaaaagagatgcagagagagagatatcagatAGTGTTCAGGTCTTCACTGCTCTGGTCCACTCCATTGAGGGAAGCCAGGCTGAGATCATTGAGGtgattgaggagaagcagaaagcagcagagaaacaggctgaAGGGTTGATTCAGGATCTGGAGCAGGAGATCACtgagctgaagaggagaagcactgagctggagcagctctcacacactgaggaccacctccacctgctccagagctTCCCATCCCtgagcacccctccacacaccaaggACTGGTCTGAGATCAGTATCCACAGTGGTCTGAATgtgggggcagtgaggagagctgtgtctcagctggaggagacactcaataaagagatggagaagctgTCTGACACAGAACTGAAGAGGATTCAGCAGTATGCAGTGGATGTGACTCTGGACCCTGATATAGCACATCCCAATCTCATCCTGTCTGAGGATGGAAAACAAGTGAGACTTGTAGATATAGAGCAGGATCTCCCTGACAACCCAGAGAGGTTTGattgttatgtgtgtgtcctgggaaAGCAGGCCTTCTCCTCAGGAAGGTTCTACTATgaggtgcaggttgaggggaagaCTAAGTGGATAGTGGGAGTGGCCAGAGAGTCCATCAACAGGAAGGGGAAGATCACACTGAGGCCTAAGAATGGATACTGGACTATATGTCTGAGGAATGGAGATGAGTTTGAGGCTCTGGCTGTccgccctgtcctgctctccctgagacagaagccccagaaggtgggggtgtttgtggactATGAAGAGGGTCTGATATCCTTTTACGACGTCGAGGCCAGGTCTCATATCTACTCTTTCATTGGCTGCACCTTCACTGAAAAACTTTATCCACTCTTGTGTCCATGTCTGAATGATGGAGGTATAAACTCTGCCCCTCTGATCATCACTCCTGTcaatgactaa